The DNA region CGAGATGCCACTTATTTTCTAATGAAAGAAGCACCTCATCAAGACCACCGCCCATTGGATGGTTCGACTCCAAAATGCTGCGGAATGTCGCTCCGCCATCAATTTCATCAGAAGGCGGTTCAGGCCAGGTCTCTTCAACCTCTACCACATCGTGACGATCAAGCACTTGACGTACAGCGGGCAACATCTGCGGTTCAACATAAACCAGAACTGTTTTCATCTGGGTGATGAAGATCTCAAAGAGCGTCTCTTCACTACAAACTCCAGCCCCCACCATGCCATCTTCAAGAATCAGTGCTGACCACTTATGCCAACCAGCAAGAAACTGACTCAGGGCAATAGGCTGCGTCCCTAGAAAAACATCTAAAGCGCGGTAGGCATCGCGAGAAGCAATCTCGAACATGGCCGTCACCTCATGGCTGAGCAATGCCATCAAATCGCTGATCAGACCTTCCAGACGCTCATGAGAGACTGTGAGGTCCAGAATATAGACATCCTGGCCATCAGAATCACCTGGCTGATAGGTCACCGTGTACCCCTGAATCGGACACCAACCGGGTTGGGGCAGCACACCTAATGCATAGCGGAAGCCATCACAGGTCGGTCGGGTCAGCCCAGGTTGCATACGGGGGTTCGGCATCGAATGGATATGGTAGCAAGGAAGAATGAGGCCTAGGCAACCTGAACCGACTCGCTCCGGTATCATCCACATCGTATCCAGGGGAAGATCATAAGCGTTGCGGCCGCCAGCGAGTTCAAGGCACGGTCGCCCCACCTCACGAGGGTAGGTGGACATTCTGTACCAGGGATCCATGGCAAGGCCATAGATCCGCAGTCCTGGAGATGCTGATGGCCAAAGAGCGAGCCCAATGGGGCAGCAGACTAGGATTCATTCTTGCAGCAGCAGGCTCCGCTGTGGGCCTTGGCAATATCTGGAAGTTTCCTTATATCACCGGCCAGAATGGCGGCGGACTGTTCGTACTGATTTATCTTGGCTGCATCTTATTGGTGGGATTACCCATCATGATGGCCGAAATAATGATCGGCCGATCATCTCAACGGCAACCAGTTGGCGCCTTTAAGAAACTTGAGAGCAGCTCTTCCGGTTGGACTATTGTGGGCTGGTTCGGTGTGATTGCTGGCTTTCTGATTCTCTCCTTCTACATTGTTGTTGCAGGGTGGGCGATGGACTACACGCTGAAGAGCGTGGTCAATTTTACCCAACCTATTTATGAAAAAGCAGAAGCTGACTCCCTCGACTATCGGGCACACGTGAGCGCTGATGAAATGCGATCTCACCTGATCGATCAACGTGCAAATGAGTCCATTGCTGAGCATGAAGAAAACTTACAAGTCACCATGAGCCCACGGACATGGCAGGCATATCAGTCAATCGAGCAAGCACTCGCGAACGGTGCTTTTGGGACAAGACCTCTTGATTCAAACGACCTCGCCAGCTGGAAACAATCACGCCAAGGCGCTTTAGACGCAGTTTTATCTGATGAGACACTAGGACAGCTGTGGTCAACTGAAACGTTCAATGAATTTGGTGATGACCTTGAGTATCGCAACGAAGCCAATACTGAGGCAACGCAATTTTATGCGCCGATGAGTGATGAAGAAGTCAAGACTCTGGCCACCGAACAACATCGACGGGATGCTATTTCAACCAGTGTCACAACAGTTTTTCTAGAACTACTCAAAGATGGTTGGACTGCTAGCTTTTGGGCGGCCATCTTCATGCTGCTCACCATACTCATCGTGTCGAATGGTGTTTCTGCTGGCATTGAACGGGCCTGCAAGGTCCTGATGCCACTGCTTGTCTTCTTGATCTGTGTCATGGTTGTCTATGGCTTCTTTCAAAGGGGATTTGAAGAAGCCGTTTCGTTTGTCTTTAAACCTGATGCTTCGAGACTGAAACCCAGCGGTGTCCTTGAGGCACTTGGACATGCCTTCTTTACCTTGTCGCTGGGTATGGGTGCCATGATTACCTACGGCTCCTACCAAAAAAGCAAAAAGTCACTTCTGGGGCAGAGTTTTGCGATCGCCGGCATTGACACGCTGATCGCACTACTCGCTTGCATGATGATGTTTCCCATCATCTTTTCCTACGACCAAGAACCTGGAGCCGGTCCGGGACTCGTCTTTATGAGCATGCCACTTGCATTTGCGGAGATGGGTCAAGGCGGCTTGATACTGGGCATCATTTTCTTTGCACTCCTGGTCTTCGCGGCGTTAACGTCGGCCATTAGTTTGCTCGAAGTCGTTTCTTCTTACTTCATCGACGAACGAAATTGGTCACGTCGCAAGGCCGCGTGGCTTCTGGGCGGTATTATCTTTGCTTTCGGGGTCATAGCCGCTTTTGCGAACTCACCAGGCTTCAAGTTAGCCTCATGGGAACCAGGCTATGGCCAGAACTTCTTTGATACGCTTGACTATCTAACTTCGAACTGGATGCTTCCACTTGGTGGACTCTTCATCGCCATCTATGCTGGCTGGTTCATGCCACGCAAACTCCGTATGGCAGAGATGGAAGATATGGCTGGAGGCTTGGTCATGCTGTGGTTCTTGCTTATTCGTTTTGTTGCGCCCGCTTTGGTCATCGTTGTTCTGCTTCAAAAAATCGGTTTTATTGATGCAGATGAGTTCTTCTACGCGATTGGCTTTTAACTCAGACCTTTATCGAATCATTCCTTTGGTGTCTAAGAGAAAGAAAACTCATGGAAGCCTTTAATCAATTTCTTGATGCAGTAAACAGTGTTATCTGGGCCGACTGGGTGCTCTATGCCGTGCTTGCGGTTGGAGTGCTTTTCACCTTGTTTAGTGGCTTCTGCCAGTATCGAGCTTTAGTGCACGGCACCGCTGTCGTCACTGGCCGCTATGACAACAAAGACGATCCAGGTGCTATCAATCACTTTCAAGCACTTTCTGCTGCTCTCTCGGCAACAGTCGGTTTGGGCAATATCGCCGGCGTTGCATTAGCCATTGCGCTTGGTGGGCCTGGTGCCGTTTTCTGGATGTGGATTGTTGGACTTGCCGGCATGGCACTGAAAACAACATCTGTCACACTTTCCATGCTCTACCGAAACGTTGATGATCCCGAAAACCCACACGGTGGTCCAATGTGGGTTGCTGAAAAAGGTCTTTCTCAGTGGAACTTCCACCGACTTGGTGTGTTTGTCGGTTTTATTTTCTGCATCACGTTGCTCATTTCAGCCATTACTGGTGGCAACATGTTCCAAGCGTGGAACGTGGCGGAAATGACACAAGAGGTCGCCCCTGAAATTCCCAAACTCGGAGTGGGAATTGTGCTGGCAATCCTTGTTGGTCTCGTCATTATTGGCGGCATCAAACGAATTGGTCATGTCGCAGGTTTTCTAGTGCCATTTATGTGTGTTGCATACATTGCTGCTGGCCTTGTTGTGCTCGCAATGAACATCTCTGTGATACCTGAGATGATTTCGCTTATTTTCAAGAGCGCCTTTTCACCGCAAGAAGCTGGTAATGCCTTCCTTGGCGGATCAGCAGGGTATGCATTCTTATGGGGCATGAAACGCGCACTGTTTTCAAGTGAAGCTGGACAAGGGTCCTCGCCCATTGCCCATAGTGCTGCAAAGACAAATGAACCGGTTCGTGAAGCGTTGGTCGCTGGTATTGAGCCTTTTATCGACACGCTGGTTGTCTGCACAATTACAGCATTGGTCATCCTCTCAACTGGCGCCTGGGATCGTGACCATGAGTCAACTTTGGCCAACGAGCCACAATTGATTATGGTTGAACTTGATGCCGAGGCCGCAACCAGTACTTGGAATGTCGGGCAAAAGGGTGAATTCCCATTAAGCAGCCTTAAGAACTCGGAGATTGCCAATCCAGAATCCATCGAAGATGATTCCATCCCCTCGATTGCATGGTTTGTTCCATTGCCTGATAAATCCGAAGAAGCTCAATCACTGACAGGTAAGAATTGGCAGCAAGAAGATCGCGCCTTCGTGGTGGCTCAAACAGGCAACAAAAGCAAAGACACCAACTCCGACCTTGTTCGGGTTGGAGGTCGTGTGGTCAAGAAGGACGATGGCACACATGCCATGGTTTTTGAACCAAATGCACTCGAGTCAAACGGTGCAGAGAAACCAACTTTTAGATCACTTGCTGTCTACAAAGAGTATCCCGGCGCCACACTCACAGCACATGCATTTGACCGGTCAATTCCTGGCCTCGGTACATGGCTGGTCCTGGTTGCTGCTTGGCTCTTTGCCATATCAACCATGATCTCATGGTCTTATTACGGCGAGCAGGGCATGGTCTATATGCTCGGCGAATGGTCTGCCGTCCCCTATAAAGTGGTCTATTGTGCGATGATCATCGTGGCAACGCTAGGCTTCATGGAATCTGACAAGGACTTAGACAACCTCACCGCCTTGGGAACTGGGGTGATGCTTTGGGCCAATATCCCAATCATGTTGATATTTGGGTTTATTGCGATGAAGACCTATCGGTCGTACATAGATCGCCTTCGATCGGGCGAGTTTAAGTCCACAAAGCACAGGAACAAGGATGTCAACGCAGACTGATAGGAATCTGGCTCGTCATCACCAATGGTCTGTGGCAGATATTGCAGATGTATTGGAAGCAGGCTTCTTATCTGCTGAAGCTGGACTACGCCGTGAACAAGCTGTTCGAGGTCTTGATGCACGGTCTGAGGTCGAACTGCATCCGCTTTTGCAAGAGATTTTCGAGGCGGCCTCGATTGGTGCCACCCGTGAAGTGCGCTATCCAGCCGAGAGCCGTCGGCGACGTCAAACAGAGGGCCGTCGCTGCGATCTCGTGCTCACACCTGATGGCAAACCATTGGTTGAACCACAACAGAAACAGACACTATTTGCACCGACCAATGCGGTGGAATTAGAAGATGCGTTCTGGTTAGAAGTGAAGTGCGTCACACAGTTCACGCCAGAAGGGCCCAATTCAAGCTATACAAGCGAGCTCTTATCAACAGTCCAAAAAGATGTATTCAAACTGGCTTCAGATCGGTCCATCTTACATGCTGGCCTACTCATCATGCTCTTCGTTGCAAGCGAAGAGGTTGCAGAACATGACCTCCAAATTTGGCAAGATAAGTGCCTTGAACAAAGCCTACCGATTGCTGCACCAGCGCATCGCATCGTTCCGATTACAGATCGACTTGGCAATCATGTCTGCTGCATGTCTCTTTTTCCAGTCAGGCATTTGTAGACAGATCAACCAACGAGTTTTATGAGCCATCTGCCCCAGCAGCACCCTTACGAATGACTTCCAAGATGTGACGAGCCGCTTCTTCAGCAGGCCTCTTATTGGCAAATCGTAGACAGACGCGTTTAAGCTCTTCTGCTTGATTGGCCGCATTCTTAGAATCATGAAAAAAGTAACTCGCCGCCTTGACCACAGCGCTACAGCCGCCAATATGGGGAACAAACTCGGGCGCAATCTCCCGTGAGGCAATGATATTGGGCAAAAGGCGATATGGCGTTCGCAATATGATCTTAGCGCCCAACCAACTCACAAGACCAGTCTTATAGACACCGACCATGGGCCTTCGCTGACGCGTAATGTGAAGCGTCATTGTGCCTGAAACGACCAAAGCTAAATCACACCAAGCGACAACCTCATCAGCCATCCCTGTCACCATGTGCAGTCCTGTTGGAAAAACCTTTAGGCGATCACGCACGATCTTCGCTAACGCTGGCGTTGCTGCTGCAATGACACCAGCGGTCCCACTATGCCTACCTTGTAGTTGGTTAAACGTATCAGCCAGAAGCCTAATATTCGCTTTGACCTCATGCTCTCGTGATCCTGGGAAGAGTGCCACTCGCGGCGCGCCCTGAGGCAAGCCAGGGTTGTTTTCCCGAAGAGCCTTACTGTCAATCTCACGATTAATTGCCGGATGCCCTATAAATCTTGCTGGCACATCACGGTCGTTGAAATACTCATCTTCAAAAGGCAAAAGACAAAGCACCAAATCAGTGAGTCGCCTGAGTTTACGAATACGCCAACCTGCCCATGCCCAAATCTGTGGAGCATTAAGGTGGATAATTCTGGCTCCAGTTTTCCGAACGGCTTTGCAGATAGGAAAATTCGCGGCAGGTGAATCGACAGGCACATAGGCCACAACCCGGTA from Phycisphaerales bacterium includes:
- a CDS encoding sodium-dependent transporter codes for the protein MAKERAQWGSRLGFILAAAGSAVGLGNIWKFPYITGQNGGGLFVLIYLGCILLVGLPIMMAEIMIGRSSQRQPVGAFKKLESSSSGWTIVGWFGVIAGFLILSFYIVVAGWAMDYTLKSVVNFTQPIYEKAEADSLDYRAHVSADEMRSHLIDQRANESIAEHEENLQVTMSPRTWQAYQSIEQALANGAFGTRPLDSNDLASWKQSRQGALDAVLSDETLGQLWSTETFNEFGDDLEYRNEANTEATQFYAPMSDEEVKTLATEQHRRDAISTSVTTVFLELLKDGWTASFWAAIFMLLTILIVSNGVSAGIERACKVLMPLLVFLICVMVVYGFFQRGFEEAVSFVFKPDASRLKPSGVLEALGHAFFTLSLGMGAMITYGSYQKSKKSLLGQSFAIAGIDTLIALLACMMMFPIIFSYDQEPGAGPGLVFMSMPLAFAEMGQGGLILGIIFFALLVFAALTSAISLLEVVSSYFIDERNWSRRKAAWLLGGIIFAFGVIAAFANSPGFKLASWEPGYGQNFFDTLDYLTSNWMLPLGGLFIAIYAGWFMPRKLRMAEMEDMAGGLVMLWFLLIRFVAPALVIVVLLQKIGFIDADEFFYAIGF
- a CDS encoding amino acid carrier protein; translated protein: MEAFNQFLDAVNSVIWADWVLYAVLAVGVLFTLFSGFCQYRALVHGTAVVTGRYDNKDDPGAINHFQALSAALSATVGLGNIAGVALAIALGGPGAVFWMWIVGLAGMALKTTSVTLSMLYRNVDDPENPHGGPMWVAEKGLSQWNFHRLGVFVGFIFCITLLISAITGGNMFQAWNVAEMTQEVAPEIPKLGVGIVLAILVGLVIIGGIKRIGHVAGFLVPFMCVAYIAAGLVVLAMNISVIPEMISLIFKSAFSPQEAGNAFLGGSAGYAFLWGMKRALFSSEAGQGSSPIAHSAAKTNEPVREALVAGIEPFIDTLVVCTITALVILSTGAWDRDHESTLANEPQLIMVELDAEAATSTWNVGQKGEFPLSSLKNSEIANPESIEDDSIPSIAWFVPLPDKSEEAQSLTGKNWQQEDRAFVVAQTGNKSKDTNSDLVRVGGRVVKKDDGTHAMVFEPNALESNGAEKPTFRSLAVYKEYPGATLTAHAFDRSIPGLGTWLVLVAAWLFAISTMISWSYYGEQGMVYMLGEWSAVPYKVVYCAMIIVATLGFMESDKDLDNLTALGTGVMLWANIPIMLIFGFIAMKTYRSYIDRLRSGEFKSTKHRNKDVNAD